Sequence from the Megalops cyprinoides isolate fMegCyp1 chromosome 9, fMegCyp1.pri, whole genome shotgun sequence genome:
ATACATGGTAGTGGCTAGTAGTTtcaagcttaaaaaaaaatctcaaaaaatattttaggcattgaaaaaaagcacaagtaAGTGTAGCTCAAAGCCTGTAGGAgcacagaaaatcagaaaaaaataaggaataACAAGATTAGTAAGTTTTCTCCTCCAAGCCAGGAAAACAGCCTACATAGCCTTCAGAAGACTGCCAGCGCTGCTCTGTATTCTGATGCTCCCAGGAAGGTAGAATGCGATACTGCAGGAATTAACATTATGTCAGACTGTTAAATGATGACTCAGTATTTCATAAACAACTCCTCACAATGTTAGCATTCTATTTTTCATCATTCTACTTGCCCGTGATTTAAAGAAAGTTTGGTTTGACATCAGTTTGGGCCTCTTTATATGAGCACctcctgtttgtttatttgtcttgGCAGAAAGATCAAGATAAAAAGATCCTAatggaaatcattttattgttggtgtctctgtgtctcatatttttgaaaatgaatattgaaaaCATCAAGCAGATCACACAAGTTACAGCATCCCTTCATTTAAAATAGATACTGCATTCCAGTTTTAAGCATTGCTttgttgcattgcatttaagCATTGCACTGTTGTATGCTTAAATTAAGATAGGCAATTACCTATTAGGAGTAAAATGACCATATATTTTGTACTcatgaataattttatttggtttcatgttatatatattataatgctacattaattcataaaaaacTGATCATTCAGAAtgataatttattatttttagagATATTTTTGTACATCATGTGAGGTGTGTTAGTCAGGGATACAgcaacacacgcacgcacacacacacgcacgcacacacagttacactaacatttcattttacttccATTCATGAACATGTATATACAAAgaaattacagaaacacacacacatacacacaaacacacacacaggtacactaACGTTTCATTTTGAGCTCAATACATTTcactcatttgtttttatttcccattcaGAGGCCaggttttttcatgtttaagaTGATATGGATAAAATTTGCACAAATagaaatcttttttatttaaaccaaAAACTGCATAGTATCTCAGAACCACAAAAAACTTTTCATCCCGTAAACCATAAATCAGTGGGCTCAGACAACGTGGTGCTAGCATAAAGACAATGAAATTGGAGTATCTCACATTaataaacagcataaaattaatattcataatagCCATCTCTACATAAGGGCTCCACAGTTGAATCAAACAGAGGAGCAACTGAAAAGCATGAAGAACCACAGTCCTGAGACCCTTGGAGGCAGATTTCTTGTTGCTTGATGCTCCTCTGGCAGCTGCCATGATTTTAACATAGGTGAAGCCTATGATAACCAACATGACAAAGAAGTAAAACTGATATAATGCACCTCTGAAATGTCCCTGCCAATTGTGTATGACCATCATCTCCACACTACAGATGAAGTACGAGCTGAAAGCTTtgagaggaacagaggcagCAAACATAATTAAACCAATTAAGGACGGTATTCCCGCGAGACACCAGATGAGGACAAGGCCTAGCAGCCTGGTTCTAGTGGTGGAGATGCTGGCGTGTCTCAGAGGCATGCAGATGGCCACATAGCGTTCCAGGCACATTGCCACCAGGGTCAGAGGTGTGCCGAACGTGAGCCAGGTCAAGATGGTGCACATTATCACACAGGGAATACAGTGTACTGGGATCTGGAAGTAATTCCCACAAAAGGCCACATCTGTAACCACCATGAGGGCAGAGTCTGTGATCAATGTCTGTGCAAACAAAATGTAGCGAGTGTCAGTTCGAAAGGCCTCCTTTTTGAAGAAGGTGCATATCATGAGGCAGTTCACGTAGAGGAAAATTCCCACCAACACCTGCACCAGCACAATCTTCTCATTCCAAGGTCTGGAGAGGAGGGGTGCAGGAATATTGCTCAGGTTGGTAGATTGTGCCATTGTACCTCTTGAGGcaacacagaggagaaaagagtGAATTCAGTTCCCTACTTCAAATGCTTGAATGGGAGGAAACACGACAGTGTTCTACTATAAAAGGCTACTAGCAAGACAATCAATTTACAAATGAGctcaactgaaatgaaattgaaagtaCTGCTCTTCCTCAATCTCTTTAATTGCCctttaaaacatttgcaaatacaCGAGCATAATGcagtcatttgaaatgtgaaacatttgaCTAGTGTTTAAAACCAGTGTCTATGAATAAAATTCCATACACtttactcacacatgcactgcccTGGCAGACTAGATTGCTAGAAGCCTAAACTAATTTTCTCATATGTCTTACCGTAGTTTAGAAAATGTATCAATATGTACAAAATTGTACAAAACTGTCTGATATATTCTACACAAACCTGTTCATTGAAAAAAAGCTGTAGTGATCAGCATGTTTTCAGTACCTTTCAGATCTCTAGGCTCTTTCCTTAAGCAACACTTGCAAGAGAATCTTTTCAGCATTGTACTTGTATATATACTGAATTGGTTTTAGACTGGCTAAATGACATAAGCATGCAGTGTTGACTAACTGTTTACAGATGCTCGTCTTGGCAACAGTTACACCGTTGATGTCATCAGCTGCACTTGGCCTCAGTGGAAATGGGGGTAACTCAACAGAACAATGTATTGGAACAATGAAACATCCTGGGCCATTTTCAGGGATGTGGTTCTGCTctaaagttattttttaaaataccatGAAATCCTTCAAATAAGCATTGAAACAGGATAGAATTACTGCATTGTTATGAAATCGTTGGGACAAATTGTAAACCAAATAACAGGAAAATGGTTCATTTCTATTATTACATTCATTATCAGAGATTTGATTATGCAATGTAGCGCTCAAGTCAAAATAACAGAGTTAATTTCtttgaggaaaatatttttttctgtaatcaaTGACAAGGGCTATTTCTGAAAATtccacaaatgaaaaagaaactttaGCAATAGTGCTAAAAAATAGCTGTGTGATTCCAAGCGTAGTTATTCACAGGGCCGGATGGCGCGGATGGACACCATGCATTGCAATTTGACAGGGAACACTGAAGCATAAGGGTAAAGTAGCCAAAACCTGACTTGTTTTCCCTTAATGGGGCACAACCCCACAAAAGCAGagccaaacaggaaaaataaacataactgaACATCAGGCCCATAACAGTAGGACTGACTCTTGGGACGGCAGAGTTTTGAGACACTCAGCAAATGTGTCCCATGTCGGCCTTTCTAAGACAGGGTTGACCGTGGCCTTATAGCAGGCCTGATGAGGCCAACAAATAATACCCGGGTCCTCTGATGTCCAAATAGGACAGCTTTTCCTGCCTGATCTGACGAACATGATTTCTGTCTCCTGAACCTGCCAGCCACATTGATCTGCAAAGAGGGCCTTCTGTGTACTGCTAcctcacctgctgctgcaggccaTAAAATAAACACCCAGAGGGCAATGAGGCAGGGTGACAGGGGTAACTACCTTGCCAGGTGGTGAGGGGACATGAAAACAGGCTCTAGATGGTGTGCTCGGGTAATAACCATGCATTTTCCCCTACTCTGGTGTAATGAGGAACTAACAAAATGAaccacttacattacattacatttattcatttggcagatgcttttatccaaagcaacttacaaatgaggcagaggacaacacaagcaaaagccatacaagaaatcacaatattagaagtgctgcacgACCAAGTTTCTttagttggccagacaaggtacaagctagctggtagacacacaagtgcattaaaccattatttttttaaaggaaaacagagattAGGACATGAGAAATTTCTTTAGGTGTTAttgattcaggtgatcaggtgagtaCGGAAGTGCTGGGTATTCAGATGTAAAAATAGTGAGAGATTCGGgagaatggatgaagtgtggaaggtcattccaccaccaggggacaatggcagagaatTTATTAAGAGGCCCATGAGGCCTGGTAAGTCAGTGAAAGTGCAGCCAAAGGAGAAGCGAGGCTTCTGAGCTCACagtttttgtgttgaaatacCACACAAATGCTCAATGTAGTTTCTTTCTTGTTTCAAAACTCAGCATTTTTTGTGAAGGTGGAAGATACATAAAGATTGTCATCGACTGCAATCATGCTGCTTTGGTCTAGCTTGTCAAGCAGAATTTTATGGCATAATGGTTTGGCTTCTGGGCATTGCAAACCTGTCATAGGATGGCATTTCTGAGACActgtccaatcacagctgcTAAGTTTCCTTGTGCagtgcctgtctctgtccttgCACAGCGGCCTGTGTGACGAACAGGACATTAACcattcagacacacaagcacaaaatgtGAGTGCAATAACCCTCCACCAGGTGGAGCTGTCTTAACAATGACAACAGAGGAGCTTTGGCCCATGGTGACTGTACTTATTGCAACTATGTAAGAAAACTATGCAGTCCCCCTATCACTACCATTTTACAgagaataaatgataaataaaaatagtgcaATATATGATAACCAATAAGACCAATAAGACAATATCGGTTTTCCATGACGTTCAGGTTTCTGCATTGAAATACACTTTGTGTTGCTATAAAATAAAGACTGATGTTTAATATCTTTAAGCTTATATTTGTGTCATAAGATGAACAAACACATCTTTCTCAATAATTTGTTAAACAGGTGTATTTTTTAGAAAAGAATGCAaaatttcatttacagagaAGTCTAGGTACTCGTCAAAAGAAGCCTTTCCTCTGTATTCACCTATTGCTCACAGGAGGATGGAATGCAACACAAGACCTAACAAGTCAGATTGTacaatttattaattattattcattatttcataAACAAGTTGTCCCACTATATTTTACAATACTCTTAAACGAACTCCAGCACctcacatgtttacattttattttgatcattttacTAATCCTTGATTTAATAAAGGTTTGAGATCAGTTTGGTATCATTCCTATTCTAAGAGTGTTGTCGCACATTTAGTAACTGCTTTCATGTCTTTTAGTAGTTAAACTGACATGTTAATGCATACCCACATGTGTGTACAAACATTTCCATGCCACATCAATGAGTCATCCATTCCAGTGATTTTTATTTACCATTCAAAGgccatattttctcatttttagcATGAAGTGGACAGAATTTGCAACAATAGCCTTTTTTATTCAGACCACAAATTGCATAGTATCTCAAAATCAGAAGGAACTTTGCATCCCTTAAACCATATATCAGTGGGCTCAAACAACGTGGTGCTAATACAAACATAATGAAGTTGTAGTATCTCACATTAATAAACAGCATGTAATCAATCTTCATGATAGCCATCTCTATGTAAGGGCACAACAGCTGAATCAAACAGAGGAGCAACTGAAAGGCATGAAGAACCACAGTCCTGAGACCTTTGGAGGcagatttgttgttttttgaggCTCCTTTGGCAGCTGCCGTAATTTTAACATAGGTGAAGCCTATGGTAATAGACATGATCACGAAGTAAAGGTTATATAAAACAGCTTTGATCTGTGCCTGCCAATTGTGAACGATCATCATCTCCACGGTGCAGATCAggtatgtggaaaaaaaactgagaggaacagaggaggtaaatataaagaaaacaatcaGAGCAGGTATTGCTGAGAGACACCAGGTGAGGACAAGGCCTAGCAGCCTGGTTCTAGTGGTGGAGATGCTGGCGTGTCTCAGAGGCATGCAGATGGCCACATAGCGTTCCAGGCACATTGCCACCAGGGTCAGTGGTGTGCCGAGAGTAAGCCAGGCCATGATGGTGCACATTATCACACAGGGAATGCAGGGAACTGGGATCTGGAAGTAACTCCCAATCAGAGCCAAGTCCGTAAACACCATGAGGGCAGAGTCCATGAACAGTGTCTGTGCAAACAAAATGTAGCGAGTGTCGGTTCTAAAGGCCTCCTTTTTGAAGAAGGTGCATATCATGAGGCAGTTCACGTAGAGGAAAATTCCCACCAACACCTGCACCAGCACTACCTTCTCATTCCAAGGTCTGGAGAGGAGGGGTGCAGGATTATTGCTCAGGTTGGTAGATTGTGCCATTGTACCTCTTGAGGcaacacagaggagaaaagagtgaattcaatttaaactgtaataaattcatttccAAAAGGAGAAAATGCAGTTCCCTACATCAAATGCTTGAATGGGAGGAAACACGACAGTGTTCTACTATAGAAGGCTACTAGCAAGACAATCGATTTACAAATGAGctcaactgaaatgaaattgaaagtaCTGCTCTTCCTCAATCTCTTTAATTCCCcttaaaaacatttgcaaatacaCGAGCATAATGcagtcatttgaaatgtgaaacatttgaCTAGTGTTTAAAACCAGCGTCCATGAATAAAATTCCATACACtttactcacacatgcactgcccTGGCAGACTAGATTGCCAGAAGCCTAAACTAATTTTCTCATATGTCTTACCGTAGTTTAGAAAATGTatcaatatgtaaaaaaattgtacaaaactGTCTGATATATTCTACACAAACCTGTTCATTGAAAAAAAGCTGTAGTGATCAGCATGTTTTCAGTACCTTTCAGATCTCTAGGCTCTTTCCTTAAGCAACACTTGCAAGAGAATCTTTTCAGCATTGTGCTTGTATATATACTGAGTTGGTTTTAGACTGGCTAAATGACATAAGCATGCAGTGCTGAATAACTGTTTACAGATACTCGTCTTGGCAACAGTTACACCGTTGATGTCATCAGCTGCACTTGGCCTCAGTGGAAATGAGGGTAACTCAACAGAACAATGTAATGGAACAATGAAACATCCTGGGCCATTTTCAGGGATGTGGTTCTGCTCGCATCAGCACtgagttattttttaaaataccatGAAATCCTTCAAATAAGCATTGAAACAGGATAGAATTACTGCATTGTGTAAACCAAATAACAGGAAAATGGTTCATTTCTATTATTACATTCATTATCAGAGATTTGATTATGCAATGTAGCGCTCAAGTCAAAATAGCAGTTAATTTCtttgaggaaaatattttttctgtaatcaaTGACAAGGGCTATTTCTGAAACTTCCACAAATAGAAAAGAAACTTTAGCAATAGTGCTAAAAAATAGCTGTGTGATTCCAAGCGTAGTTATTCACAGGGCCGGATGGCGCGGATGGACACCATGCATTGCAATTTGATAGGGAACACTGAAGCATAAAGGTAAAGTAGCCAAAACCTGACTTGTTTTCCCTTAATGGTCACAACCCCACAAAAGCAGagccaaacaggaaaaataaacaaaactgaacatcAGGCCCATAACAGTAGGACTGACTCTTGGGACGGCAGAGTTTTGAGACACTCAGGAAATGTGTCCCATGTCGGCCTTTCTAAGACAGGGCTGACCGTGGCCTTATAGCAGGCCTGAGGAGGCCAACAAATAATACCCGGGTCCTCTGATGTCCAAATAGGACAGCTTTTCCTGCCTGATCTGTGGAACATGATTTCTGTCTCCTGAACCTGCCAGCCACATTGATCTGCAAAGAGGGCCTTCTGTGTACTGCTAcctcacctgctgctgcaggccaTCAAATAAACACCCAGAGGGCAATGAGGCAGGGTGACAGGGGTGACTACCTTGCCAGGTGGTGAGGGGACATGAAAACAGGCTCTAGATGGTGTGCTCGGGCAATAGCCATGCATTTTCCCCTACTCTGGTGTAGTGaggaatttattcatttggcagatgcttttatgcaaagcatcttacaaatgaggcagagGACAAGGGAGTCGAGGGACTTGCTTCCAGAGCCAGTTGTGGATTCATAACGGGGCGTACTGCAAAGAGCTTGGCCGTCCAGAGTTGAAGATGAGTTCACAATGCATTGGCGGTGGGTTCAGGATGCAGAAATCATCCTGAACCCACTGGACACTGCCTTTGCCGCACTTATATAGAGCCACTTCAAACATTATAGTCCATGTGGGCACACAGTTCGGTCACTGGTAGAAAACTCACGCCTCTAATTGTCGCGCGATCTGATTGGACGAGAGGAGCCCATGTAGATGCTACATGATAAAGACTTGAGAATCTCcagtgaactgtgtgtgatCCCATAGGGGCTCACGTTTCAGGTGCCAAGTGTCTCAGAGGTATTGCACGCATGGCTATGCCAGGatgcttgtgtttattttaagtcAAGAGCAGCGTCACAAAGCCCATCAATAAATGGCTTGATGTTCTTTTATGGCCTGATAAGGGTGAGGGGTCATGCAGAGCCCAATCCTCTCCTTACCAGATGGCCAGGGCCATCCGAAGATGCCAGGAGTAAGCATTGTAAATAACTTGATTTTGGTTGTAGATACCTGGTCACTAATGGAGATAAGGATATCCGTGATCTGAACCAGTGAATGGTTCAgactagatagctagctagctttcaAAGTAATGCAAAACACTTTCTATTCTAGGACAATTGAATCATCTCTCTATTGACACTGTGCACTGTCTGGTGGGCAACAAATTCAGCGCTTAGCTTTTAGCAGTGTTGGTCCAAAATGTGTGTTGAAAATAAATTGGTTTAAAATAGTTTGGAATGTTACAACTGTATATACTCGAAAACTCAAAACAGGTGGGATGTCTGTGTCACTTTTAGGGTAGCAGTTTTAATCAGGCCACAAAAGGTAAAGCTGACTcccttctgaaaaaaatatgaccTTCCACAGTGAGGACTGACAGATACCGGTGATCAAACCCCAGTACAACGTTGCACATCCCCACAGAGAAACCTTGTTTTCCCAACAAAACTAATTAGGCACACAACTCAGGTGTTGTCTGTTAATTTTTGAGTGCGTTTTTGACTGGGGattgaggtgggggggggtggggggggcaggggggtatCAAGGGCACACCTGTTACTGTGTTCTGGAGCTGCTTGGTAATAATCACCTCCATGTGTGGCACACGGCACACACCAGTCCAACAGGATGTGCATCACAGCCATGTGTGTGTTACCCTCCTCACTCGCATTCAGCCATCCATTGGGTTACATATTTGCTGATCATGAAGTGCCAAAAAGGCAGGGCTAACGGCCTTTATCGAAGCCTGCTGTGCATTGAATACAATGATGATAATTCATGTACACCATCTTCCAATCTTATTTCCAtctgaaaacagacaaatgagtaacaaaaatattgtaaaaacgGATAGgttcttcatttaaaatgaactacCCGTACATTCATCTGTCCTAGGTAATACCTCTCAATCTCTTTTTTAACAAGTAGGCGTTTTCCAAACCAGGGACGTAATCAAATGAATCTTACTGTTTTACGTGAAGATAAAGCTGCAGAACAGCCATGTGGGGGAGAATGCTTCAAATTTCACTTCCCCCCGCTCAATTCTGCTGATTTTGGGTCTGAAAGACCTCTGTCTGGGAGGCTTCCTATATTAAGATCTCAGCCAGCCAAATGAGACTGGAAACACACAACCCTCTGGCTCCATGTCTAGTACCACACCTCTTACTCCGACACTACTTGTAACCCccctttctcaaaaaaaaaaaaaaaaaaaagactgtccAAATGGGTTCCTGATTAGaagtcaaatgtaaaatgtattgcaaGTAATGTTACCTGCCCTGATGAGGGCCATTCTCCAGGAAAATAGATACTGTACAGGTAAAAGTATCATCATGCATCTGCAACCTCCAAATCCACCTCTTTCTGCATTAACATTTGCAAAGATATTGCATAAGTCTATCCCTTGCCATAGATGCAGATAATTATCCAAAACTGTGACAATGAGCACAGTGAATCCAAGTGCAGATATGCCTTAGGACACAAAAGGcttcattcaaagaaaataaagattCATTCACTGAAGGCACAAGAGAAACAGCACAGACTTGGTGCAAGTATTCACACTATAAGCAGGGCAGATTAGCAAATAAGTGGACAAAGGGCAGGggttaaataacagaaaacacaggtgaaatCAATAACTAATGAACACAGGTGCAAGACGTGAACAAAATCAGGCATAGAACACAAGAAGTTATGatgccatctggtggtcatctAGGGAAGCAGCAGTCAGATCTCTTAAAAACACTCATTTTTGAAGAGCCAAAGGAAACTTGCTTTGAATTTCTGGCAAGTGATATGTGTAACttaaaaaaattgcataatAAATGCTGATAGATTTGCATTGCTACAAACTTCCATCATAGACTAGCAACAAAAATTATGTTGCTAGTAATTTCATTAAGAGGCAAGTAAAAATGAAAGCGGcattttattaatatcattttaaatagcTAGGCCTAACTTGCAATGCACTAAGAAAAGCAGTCAAGAAATTATTAATACAAATGCCCACACAGAAAACTGTGGATATCTTACAACTTACAAACTCAgaacattgtaaatgaaaattattaataacaatagtGAGGAAGTAAAAGCAACACATGAAGACTACAGttcagtgaaacatttcatggatcaaattttattcattttgcatctGCATCAAACCACCGTGATACAGCTAATCTTCCTATTGTTCCCATGTATGTGACAGGAGGTCATGATCCCAGTTTAAGTCCCCAGCAAGACATGCAGAACCATTCACTACTCCCATGCATCTGAAAGTCACGCAGAACCCATTGCTACGCCTGTGGTACCTGTGCATCTGAGGCAAGACTTTGCGGTTCTACatttctgcagagatgtggtTCATCTTGCAGCTGGTATAGTATATCATGGCCAGAAAAAACTTTTGATC
This genomic interval carries:
- the LOC118783799 gene encoding odorant receptor 131-2-like, with translation MAQSTNLSNIPAPLLSRPWNEKIVLVQVLVGIFLYVNCLMICTFFKKEAFRTDTRYILFAQTLITDSALMVVTDVAFCGNYFQIPVHCIPCVIMCTILTWLTFGTPLTLVAMCLERYVAICMPLRHASISTTRTRLLGLVLIWCLAGIPSLIGLIMFAASVPLKAFSSYFICSVEMMVIHNWQGHFRGALYQFYFFVMLVIIGFTYVKIMAAARGASSNKKSASKGLRTVVLHAFQLLLCLIQLWSPYVEMAIMNINFMLFINVRYSNFIVFMLAPRCLSPLIYGLRDEKFFVVLRYYAVFGLNKKDFYLCKFYPYHLKHEKTWPLNGK
- the LOC118783800 gene encoding odorant receptor 131-2-like, translated to MAQSTNLSNNPAPLLSRPWNEKVVLVQVLVGIFLYVNCLMICTFFKKEAFRTDTRYILFAQTLFMDSALMVFTDLALIGSYFQIPVPCIPCVIMCTIMAWLTLGTPLTLVAMCLERYVAICMPLRHASISTTRTRLLGLVLTWCLSAIPALIVFFIFTSSVPLSFFSTYLICTVEMMIVHNWQAQIKAVLYNLYFVIMSITIGFTYVKITAAAKGASKNNKSASKGLRTVVLHAFQLLLCLIQLLCPYIEMAIMKIDYMLFINVRYYNFIMFVLAPRCLSPLIYGLRDAKFLLILRYYAICGLNKKGYCCKFCPLHAKNEKIWPLNGK